One part of the Streptomyces ferrugineus genome encodes these proteins:
- a CDS encoding LacI family DNA-binding transcriptional regulator codes for MGHPFPIREIARQAGLSEATVDRVLNGRGGVRESTAREVQQAIADLDRQRTQVRLQGRTFMIDMVVQAPERFTTAVRAALEAELPSLHPAVVRSRFHFRETGPVRELTGTLDRIARRGSQGVILKAPDVPEVTAAVARLAEAGIPVVTLVTDLPATARLAYVGIDNRAAGATAAYLMGQWLGDRPAHVLTSLSSGFFRNEEEREMGFRSVMRTRHPDRTLVEIAEGQGLDATQYDLVRAALERDPDIRAVYSIGGGNIATLRAFEDAGRECAVLIAHDLDHDNTRLLREHRLSAVLHHDLRQDMREACHTVMRAHGALPPAGPTTPSPIQVVTPYNMPSQPTLG; via the coding sequence ATGGGCCACCCCTTCCCGATCCGGGAGATCGCACGTCAGGCGGGCCTGAGCGAGGCCACCGTCGACCGTGTCCTGAACGGCCGGGGAGGAGTGCGCGAGAGCACCGCGCGGGAGGTCCAGCAGGCGATAGCCGACCTGGACCGGCAGCGCACCCAGGTCCGGCTGCAGGGCCGTACCTTCATGATCGACATGGTGGTGCAGGCGCCCGAGCGGTTCACCACCGCCGTACGCGCCGCCCTGGAGGCCGAGCTGCCGTCCCTGCACCCGGCGGTCGTGCGCTCACGCTTCCACTTCCGGGAGACCGGGCCGGTGCGGGAGCTGACCGGGACGCTGGACCGCATCGCCCGGCGCGGCTCGCAGGGCGTGATCCTCAAGGCCCCGGACGTCCCCGAGGTCACCGCCGCCGTCGCCCGGCTCGCGGAGGCCGGCATCCCGGTGGTGACCCTGGTGACGGACCTGCCCGCCACGGCGCGCCTCGCCTACGTCGGCATAGACAACCGGGCGGCGGGCGCGACCGCGGCCTACCTCATGGGCCAGTGGCTCGGCGACCGCCCCGCCCATGTGCTGACCAGCCTCAGCAGCGGCTTCTTCCGCAACGAGGAGGAGCGCGAGATGGGCTTCCGCAGCGTCATGCGGACCCGCCACCCCGACCGCACACTCGTCGAGATCGCCGAGGGACAGGGCCTGGACGCCACCCAGTACGACCTCGTCCGGGCCGCGCTGGAACGCGACCCGGACATCCGCGCCGTCTACTCGATCGGCGGCGGCAACATCGCCACGCTGCGGGCCTTCGAGGACGCGGGCCGCGAATGCGCCGTGCTCATCGCACACGACCTCGACCACGACAACACCCGCCTGCTGCGCGAGCACCGCCTGTCCGCCGTGCTCCACCACGATCTGCGCCAGGACATGCGCGAGGCCTGCCACACCGTGATGCGGGCCCACGGCGCACTGCCGCCCGCCGGGCCGACGACGCCGTCGCCGATCCAGGTGGTGACGCCCTACAACATGCCGTCCCAGCCGACGCTCGGCTGA
- a CDS encoding phytanoyl-CoA dioxygenase family protein has product MSFTSVHRRAWLSERDCDLAEFRALVERTTGLADYPYASAVERGVLVYDSDRLRRADDHRGVQAELVRALTDGPGIVVFQGAFPDPEVVDRLSAVFDALIAEQRASGAAAGDHFAKPGANDRVWNALEKAARHDPDAFADYYANDVLALVSTAWLGPGYQVTSQVNVVNPGGAAQSAHRDYHLGILSNEAAAAYPAHVHALSPVLTLQGAVAHCDMPVESGPTLYLPYSQTYEPGYLAWRLPGFREYFEAHHVQLPLAKGDAAFFNPALFHAAGTNRSAAIRRMANLLQVSSAFGRAMETVDRKAVANAVYPVLLKRLREGADETWAANVIAASAEGYPFPTNLDSDPPVDGMAPPSQADVVRRALRETWTPESLRDELRAGAERRQS; this is encoded by the coding sequence ATGTCCTTCACCTCCGTACACCGCCGGGCCTGGCTGTCCGAGCGCGACTGCGACCTCGCGGAATTCCGTGCGCTCGTGGAGCGGACGACCGGCCTCGCCGACTACCCGTACGCCTCCGCCGTGGAGCGGGGCGTCCTGGTCTACGACAGCGACCGGCTCCGCAGGGCGGACGACCACCGTGGGGTACAGGCGGAACTGGTCCGTGCCCTCACCGACGGACCGGGCATCGTGGTCTTCCAGGGCGCCTTCCCGGACCCGGAGGTCGTCGACCGGCTCAGTGCCGTGTTCGACGCCCTGATCGCCGAACAGCGGGCCTCGGGAGCGGCCGCCGGGGACCACTTCGCCAAGCCGGGCGCCAACGACCGGGTCTGGAACGCGTTGGAGAAGGCGGCCCGCCACGACCCGGATGCCTTCGCCGACTACTACGCCAACGACGTCCTGGCCCTGGTCTCGACCGCCTGGCTCGGCCCCGGCTACCAGGTGACCTCGCAGGTCAACGTGGTCAACCCGGGCGGCGCGGCGCAGTCCGCGCACCGCGACTACCATCTGGGCATCCTCTCCAACGAGGCCGCGGCCGCCTACCCGGCCCATGTGCACGCCCTCTCCCCCGTGCTCACCCTCCAGGGCGCCGTCGCGCACTGCGACATGCCGGTGGAGTCGGGGCCCACGCTGTACCTGCCGTACTCGCAGACCTACGAGCCCGGCTACCTCGCGTGGCGGCTGCCCGGGTTCCGTGAGTACTTCGAGGCGCACCACGTCCAGTTGCCGCTCGCCAAGGGTGACGCGGCCTTCTTCAACCCGGCACTGTTCCACGCGGCCGGCACCAACCGGTCGGCGGCCATCCGGCGCATGGCCAACCTCCTGCAGGTGTCCTCCGCGTTCGGGCGCGCCATGGAGACGGTGGACCGCAAGGCCGTCGCGAACGCCGTCTACCCCGTGCTCCTGAAGCGCCTGCGCGAGGGCGCGGACGAGACGTGGGCGGCGAACGTGATCGCCGCGAGCGCCGAGGGCTACCCCTTCCCCACCAACCTCGACAGCGATCCGCCGGTCGACGGGATGGCCCCGCCCTCGCAGGCGGACGTCGTACGGCGGGCGCTTCGCGAGACATGGACGCCCGAGTCGCTGCGCGACGAACTGCGGGCCGGCGCCGAGCGGCGCCAGAGCTGA
- a CDS encoding SDR family oxidoreductase — protein MGLLDDKVVLVNGGSQGVGAAIARAAVREGAVVAVTGRRPEPGEALVAELAADGGKAMFVQADLSDAERAKASVAEVVDAYGRINCLVNSAGLTSRGTLLDTTPELFDQHIAINLKAPFFAMQAAVSDMVARKAPGTIVNIITSSAHGGQPFLAPYVSAKAGLIGLTRNAAHAHRFDRVRINGLNIGWTATEGEDATQKAFHGAGDDWLQEAAAKLPMGKLGQPDEIADFVVFLLSDRSGVVTGSVIDWDQNVLGGLD, from the coding sequence ATGGGACTTCTCGACGACAAGGTCGTCCTCGTCAACGGCGGCAGCCAGGGCGTGGGTGCCGCCATCGCGCGGGCCGCCGTCCGCGAGGGGGCGGTCGTGGCCGTCACCGGGCGGCGTCCGGAACCCGGTGAGGCGCTGGTGGCCGAGCTGGCCGCCGACGGGGGCAAAGCCATGTTCGTGCAGGCCGACCTGTCGGACGCCGAGCGGGCGAAGGCCTCCGTCGCGGAGGTCGTGGACGCGTACGGGCGGATCAACTGCCTGGTCAACTCGGCGGGGCTGACGTCCCGGGGCACGCTGCTCGACACCACGCCCGAGCTGTTCGACCAGCACATCGCGATCAACCTCAAGGCACCGTTCTTCGCGATGCAGGCCGCCGTCTCGGACATGGTCGCCCGCAAGGCACCCGGCACGATCGTCAACATCATCACGTCCTCGGCGCACGGCGGGCAGCCCTTCCTCGCGCCGTACGTCTCCGCCAAGGCCGGCCTCATCGGCCTGACCCGCAACGCCGCGCACGCCCACCGCTTCGACCGGGTCCGCATCAACGGCCTGAACATCGGCTGGACGGCGACCGAGGGCGAGGACGCCACGCAGAAGGCCTTCCACGGCGCCGGCGACGACTGGCTCCAGGAGGCGGCCGCGAAGCTGCCGATGGGCAAGCTGGGCCAGCCGGACGAGATCGCCGACTTCGTGGTCTTCCTGCTGTCGGACCGGTCCGGGGTGGTCACCGGGTCGGTGATCGACTGGGACCAGAACGTCCTCGGCGGACTCGACTGA
- a CDS encoding Gfo/Idh/MocA family protein, producing the protein MRIGILGLGRIGAFHAETLSALDAVDSLVVTDPFADAAKAAAERFGAEVVDSPEDLLAAGVDGIVVAAATDAHPALILAGVEAGIPVFCEKPVARTMSEGVEVLKAVQGKDVPIQIGYNRRFDTGFVNARAAVHSGELGKLHTVRSTTLDPAPPPAAYIAASGGIFRDCSVHDFDIIRWVTGREVREVYAVGGNKGADYIKEAGDADTTGAILTLDDGTIAVVSNSRHNARGYDVRMEIHGFQDSIAVGLEDKLPLRSVEPGVTFPAGTPHDFFMDRFTAAYRAELTAFTEVVAGSRPSPCTIEDALEAGWIADACTLSLQEHRPVTIEEVRQA; encoded by the coding sequence ATGCGTATCGGAATCCTCGGCCTCGGCCGCATCGGCGCCTTCCACGCCGAGACCCTGTCCGCGCTCGACGCGGTCGACTCCCTCGTCGTCACCGACCCGTTCGCGGACGCCGCCAAGGCCGCCGCGGAGCGGTTCGGCGCCGAGGTCGTGGACTCGCCGGAGGACCTGCTCGCGGCCGGTGTGGACGGCATCGTCGTCGCCGCCGCGACCGACGCCCATCCGGCGCTGATCCTGGCCGGTGTCGAGGCCGGCATCCCCGTCTTCTGCGAGAAGCCCGTCGCCAGGACCATGAGCGAGGGCGTCGAGGTGCTGAAGGCCGTCCAGGGCAAGGACGTGCCGATCCAGATCGGCTACAACCGCCGCTTCGACACCGGTTTCGTCAACGCCCGCGCCGCGGTGCACAGCGGTGAGCTCGGCAAACTGCACACGGTCCGCTCGACCACCCTGGACCCGGCGCCGCCGCCCGCCGCGTACATCGCCGCCTCCGGTGGCATCTTCCGGGACTGCTCGGTGCACGACTTCGACATCATCCGCTGGGTGACCGGCCGCGAGGTGCGCGAGGTGTACGCCGTCGGCGGCAACAAGGGCGCCGACTACATCAAGGAGGCGGGCGACGCCGACACCACCGGGGCGATCCTCACCCTGGACGACGGCACCATCGCGGTGGTCTCCAACTCCCGCCACAACGCCCGGGGTTACGACGTCCGCATGGAGATCCACGGCTTCCAGGACTCCATCGCGGTCGGCCTGGAGGACAAGCTGCCGCTGCGCTCGGTCGAGCCCGGCGTGACCTTCCCGGCGGGCACCCCGCACGACTTCTTCATGGACCGCTTCACCGCGGCCTACCGCGCCGAACTCACCGCGTTCACCGAGGTCGTGGCCGGCTCCCGGCCCTCCCCGTGCACGATCGAGGACGCCCTGGAGGCCGGCTGGATCGCGGACGCGTGCACACTGTCGCTTCAGGAGCACCGTCCGGTGACGATCGAGGAGGTACGGCAGGCATGA